GCTGCCAGTTCTTGCAGACCATCAAGTAATGTACACGTAAAGAGGTTAAAAATATAATCTATCAATTAGGAAATTAGAAGTCCTTTTTGTAAAGTTCTTTATTAGGAGCAACTTTTATAAGGCGAGTGTGTTCATCAAGTATTATATGCATCTTACCATCTACTTCAATTACACCAGACCTATTTTCTCCTTCCTTAAATTCATATAGTACTGCTGGTTCTTCTTCCATGTATATATGGTTTAATTTTTTTGGATTAATAATACCATTGGTCGTAAGTTCATATAAGATATCTTGTGCGTCCATTAATGTGCGTCTGTAATCATCCTCATAAACCAGCCGGATTTCATTCATTGGAGTTAAACCATCTTCTGTTTTCTTAACCACCCAATTATTAAAGCCAACAGTAATTTGATATTTGCCTGTTTCAAAATCTTTATACATATTAATCGCAGCTATTGGAATAGCTTCAACCCTTTCAATATCATACGTTTGACCTTTAGCAATATTGACGTTATTGGGAGCAAAACTTAGATTTTCTATTGTACAATCAAAAGAATTATTATCCATGTGTTCAACAATGAAGTCTTTCTCGTATGCTTTAATAAGCGCTTCTAGTCCATACCAATGTATCATTACTACTTGATGAAGCTTATTATATTTTCCAAGTTTTTTTGAGTATGTCCCTATATAACCTTTTCGCTGACCTTTTGAATTTGGCTTACCCCAAATTACCCGCCAATTTACGGATTGAACTTTCTCCCATAATTTTTCATCATAGTTTGTGTAGCCAAACACACCTTGTTCTTTGTCATGAAAATATATTTTTCCCCCTTCATGATATACTTTCAAATGCCCTTCCTCCTTTACATAATTAAGAGTTCTCCAAAATACTCCTAATATTAATAAGCAAGTATAAACTAAAGAGTCTTAAATCCATTTTCCCCTTCTATTATTTTCATAGTATTATAAAAGTGAAAGGAGGACAAATATGGTAACAGAAATACAAAGGGTGGCTATCTACGCCCGCATTAGTACAGAAGAACAAGCAAAAGAAGGTTTCAGTATAACAGCGCAACTTCAAACACTTCAGCAATATGCTCAAATCTATAACTGGGAAGTAGTCGATAAATACGTCGATGGAGGAATTAGCGGTAAATCCATAACGTCCTAAAATGCAGAGGCTAATTAATGATGTTGAAAATGAAAGATTCGATGCCGTTTTAGTATGGAAAATATCTCGACTTTCAAGAAATATGTTAGACACACTCATGATTCTAGATAAGTTTGAAAAATACAACGTGAAATTTATATCCTACTCGGAGAACTTTGATACCAGTAGTCCTATAGGTCGCCTAGTACTTCAAATTATGGCTTCTATTGCTGAAATGGAGCATAATACTTTATCTGAAAATGTAAAACTAGGAATGAAACAACGGGCATTAGAAGGGCATTGGAACGGTGGAGTTGTATTTAGATAGACACTATTAAAAAAGAACTTGTTATCAATGAAGAGGAAGCTAAGATAGTACAGCTAATCTAGCATATGTATGCAAATGGGAAAGGCCTAAGAGCAATTTCTAACCACTTAAATAAAGCAGGATTTAGAACGAAGCGAAACCAGCACCTTTCTATTAACGGTGTAGCACAAATCCTAAACAATGTTGTATATAACGGTAAAATCAGTTGGCTAAAAGTTGAGAATTGGGACACCAAACGGAGAAAAGGGAAAAATCCAAATCCCATTCTAGTAGAAGGAAAACATGAACCTATTATTTCGGATGAATTATGGAGCGTTGTACAAGTGAGGAGAAAAAGTAAGTCATTTAAGCAGGCAGCGTCAATCAAACGAACCATTCTTGCTTAGTGGACTTTTACGCTGTCCTGATTGTGGTCAAGGTATGGTTCCATCAATTACAACATATACACGTAAAGATGGAACTAAACGAAAACATCGTTATTACGTCTGTAGCGATTTCCATAATAAAGGATCTGCTGCTTGTAAAGCTAATTCTATTAAGGCTTGTGAAGCAGAAGATAGGGTTATCAAGAAAATAGAACATTTTAGTTCTAATAGGAAGGGATTATATAAGACGCTCACAGACATAAGTTCAAGTTCCGCTCATTCGATAAGTCAGCTTAACAAAGATTTAGAAAAGATTGAAATACGATTAAAAGAAAATGAACAGTTACAAGCAAAGTATATGGATGCCTTTGAGAAAAACACTCTCCCTGTCGATATCCTGCAAGAAAGATTGCAAAAGGTCTCCAATGAGAAAAGAGAGTTAGGACAGGAGAAAAATGAGCTTATAATACAATTAGGTTCTATGGATTCAAAAGTAATTCAACCAGAGTTGATCGAAAAATTATTAAAAAAATTCCTATCTGTTTATAAGAAGACATCTAGGGAAAATCAAAAACAACTACTTCAGCTGTTAATTGCTAATATTACAATCAAGCAATTAGATAGATCCAGAACTATTAAAAACATAGAACTTGAATTTGATTTTGCTGAAATGAATATTTCCAAAACCTTTATACTTATCCATTTGTTATATCGTGAAACGGATAATGAAAGCACATTTTCAATACCCGCTTCCGATAAAGAATTACCACCTTATCTTCAACAATTTTTGCCTCTATTTGTGATACGGTTCCCCTTTATTAATCTTCTGCGCTCGATAGATCTGCTCCAACAGAATCAAGCGCATCAGCTGATGGGGAAAGGTAAAGCGGGAGAAGCTGAGCAATTGATCAGCACGCTTATAAACTTGCGGGCTTAAGCCTAAGGAACCGCCGATGATGAAGGCGACGCTGGAGGTTCCGTAGGTGGCCCAGTCATTAAACTGCTGGGCCAATTCCTCGGAACTGAGCATGCTGCCTTTTAGATCGAGAGCAACCACATGCATATCTGGCTTGATATGTTGGAGAATACGCTCGCCTTCCCGCTCCTTCACTGCTTCCATCTCTTTATCGCTCAAGGTTTCGGGAGCCTTCTCATCTGCCACCTCCATGAGTTGTAGCTTCACATAGGCGCTGAGGCGTTTGCGATATTCATCAATGCCTGCTTGCAAGTACTTCTCCTTCAGCTTACCCACAGAGATGATGGTTACGTTCATCATGATGGCTTCTTCTCCTCTCCCTAAACCGAGCACCTTATTGATTACTCTTCATCCTCTAGATCGATGGCTGCATCCTCTACTTCATCGGATTCATCAGCTTTATCCGTCGCTTCGTCTTCACTGCCTTCAACAGGAACCTTCAAGAGCAGATAATCGGCTTTGGCACCACACCAGGTACAGGCTGGATGTTCCTTCATTACAGGAGCTACTACTTCACGAGATGAGTCATCCAATTCCTCTTGCCATGAACCATAGCCAAGAGGATATAGGTCTGGCGCCTCCTCATATTGATCCACAAATTGATCTAGGATTTCTTCGATGTGCTCTTTGCAGCTGAATAGCATGTGTGTCATGATGTTGTCCTCTTCTCTTGTTATGATGGATTACTGGTGGCGTCCTTGGGGAATTGGGTCAATTGTATGGTGGTGGTATTCACCTTACCATCGCGATAATAAGTGACCTGAACCTGTTCGCCAGCCTTCTTGTTCCGATAGAGATATTTACGCAATTCGGCGGAGTTTTGAATCGGTGTTTGATCTAATTGTGTGATCACATCCAGCTCACGGAGGCCTGCAAGATAGGCTGGACCTGTGACAGGTAGATCGATAATGACAATACCTCCTACCACCTCATCTGGCAGATTCAAAGTATTAACCCGATGATAGCTATCAATGAGTTGGAGATCCTTCGGGTCAATTCCAATGTATGGCCGCTTTACATAGCCATATGCTAAGATATCCTCAATAATAGGCAGCACGTCATTACTGGGAATGGCAAAGCCTAAGCCCTCAATTCCTGCTTCCATGATCTTAATGCTATTGATGCCTACCACTTTACCATCAATATTGATCAGGGCTCCACCACTATTGCCTGGATTGATGGCTGCATCGGTCTGCACTACATCTAGCTCCCATTCTGGCTGACCATCACCATTCAAATCTTGTGGCACAGAGCGCTCTGTGGAGCTAATGATCCCTTGTGTTACTGTTCGGGAGAATTCCAGCCCTAAAGGATTACCGATGGCAATGGCAGGCTCACCAACTCGGAGGTAAGATGAATCACCAAACTCTGCATAGACCAGACCCTCACGAGCATCGATGGAGATGACCGCTAAATCAGTATACCAATCTACACCTACAATTTCTGCAGATACTCGTTCCCCGTTGACCAACGAAACCTCAAGGTCCACCGCCCCCTCCACCACATGGTAGTTGGTCACGATGTAGGATTTCCCTCCATCCTTGGCAAAGAGAACACCTGAACCTGTCCCAGCCTCTACAAGCTCCGTTCGCCGCGACCAAAAGTCAGTGAGGTTCTGAATATTGATTACACCTACTACCGATTCTTCAGCTTTATCCACTGCTTGAATCGCTCCACCTTCCACACTGATCTGATAGGTTTGAGCTGGGGTAACCTTACTTGTATTCCCTGTAGGACTGAAGGTAACTCCTTCCGTATTGGGCACTGTCTCTAAGCCCGTATTATTGGACATCCAGCCCAGATTCTGTAGCATGGGAATGGAAGCAAGTACAAGTGCACCACCTAGAACACCTGCGATAAGGTGACTTAAAAAGCCTTTTCTACGCCGACCAGGCTTTTCCTTCCACTCATAAAAATCATCATCAAAATTTCCCATCCTTTTTCCTCCTTTTTGCCCTCCAACCTGCATTGGCAATCCATACACTTCTTTCTTCTATTATGAACCAGGAGTCATATTTCATGTAGGGTTTATCTTGATGGAATCACGTGCATAATGATTAGCATGGTATGTTTAGTTTACAAGAGGATTGGCTCGATCTCAATATGTATGAAGGAGGAGACCCGCTTGCTTAATCAACCTCCCCATGATAACGTCCAGCTTTGGGCACAAATCGCCGATTTAAAAGAACAGCAGTACCAGCTTTACCTACTTCTCTCTACCTTATTAGACC
Above is a genomic segment from Rubeoparvulum massiliense containing:
- a CDS encoding recombinase family protein, coding for MYANGKGLRAISNHLNKAGFRTKRNQHLSINGVAQILNNVVYNGKISWLKVENWDTKRRKGKNPNPILVEGKHEPIISDELWSVVQVRRKSKSFKQAASIKRTILA
- a CDS encoding recombinase family protein, whose amino-acid sequence is MQRLINDVENERFDAVLVWKISRLSRNMLDTLMILDKFEKYNVKFISYSENFDTSSPIGRLVLQIMASIAEMEHNTLSENVKLGMKQRALEGHWNGGVVFR
- a CDS encoding S1C family serine protease, translated to MGNFDDDFYEWKEKPGRRRKGFLSHLIAGVLGGALVLASIPMLQNLGWMSNNTGLETVPNTEGVTFSPTGNTSKVTPAQTYQISVEGGAIQAVDKAEESVVGVINIQNLTDFWSRRTELVEAGTGSGVLFAKDGGKSYIVTNYHVVEGAVDLEVSLVNGERVSAEIVGVDWYTDLAVISIDAREGLVYAEFGDSSYLRVGEPAIAIGNPLGLEFSRTVTQGIISSTERSVPQDLNGDGQPEWELDVVQTDAAINPGNSGGALINIDGKVVGINSIKIMEAGIEGLGFAIPSNDVLPIIEDILAYGYVKRPYIGIDPKDLQLIDSYHRVNTLNLPDEVVGGIVIIDLPVTGPAYLAGLRELDVITQLDQTPIQNSAELRKYLYRNKKAGEQVQVTYYRDGKVNTTTIQLTQFPKDATSNPS
- a CDS encoding CxxH/CxxC protein gives rise to the protein MTHMLFSCKEHIEEILDQFVDQYEEAPDLYPLGYGSWQEELDDSSREVVAPVMKEHPACTWCGAKADYLLLKVPVEGSEDEATDKADESDEVEDAAIDLEDEE
- the rlmH gene encoding 23S rRNA (pseudouridine(1915)-N(3))-methyltransferase RlmH, encoding MNVTIISVGKLKEKYLQAGIDEYRKRLSAYVKLQLMEVADEKAPETLSDKEMEAVKEREGERILQHIKPDMHVVALDLKGSMLSSEELAQQFNDWATYGTSSVAFIIGGSLGLSPQVYKRADQLLSFSRFTFPHQLMRLILLEQIYRAQKINKGEPYHK
- a CDS encoding recombinase family protein, whose translation is MVTEIQRVAIYARISTEEQAKEGFSITAQLQTLQQYAQIYNWEVVDKYVDGGISGKSITS